Proteins found in one Bremerella volcania genomic segment:
- a CDS encoding DUF1501 domain-containing protein, producing the protein MSEFHPMQLNRRTFLSRTGVGLGSAALGSLLARDGFSATKSTGGVAGQPGLPNLPQKVKRVIFLCMAGGPSHLETFDYKPKLAEMNGKPFPTSYTEGQPIAQLQGKELKCLGSIAKFNKHGANGQEISEYLPWHAKMADDICIVRSMVTEQINHDPAHTFMNTGTAISGRPSMGAWVNYGIGCETDELPGFVVMSSVGGRNPQPIASRQWASGFLPSRYQGVEFSSTGDPVYYVRNPNGVNTSQQRHLVDAISQLNQRNQATAGDPEISSRIAAYEMAFRMQMSVPELTDMSDEPQHILDMYGAKPGDGSFASNCLLARRLAERGVRFIHLYHRGWDHHGGLSKYMDICSGLTDKPTYALLTDLKQRGMLEDTLIVWGGEFGRTPMSQTGKGDIGRDHHIKGFSMWLAGGPIKGGTTYGATDDLGYHAVDNVVHVRDLHATMLHLLGIDHEHFSVKFQGLDMRLTGVEPARVVEDIIA; encoded by the coding sequence ATGTCTGAATTTCACCCGATGCAATTGAATCGTCGCACGTTTCTTTCCCGAACGGGCGTTGGACTCGGCTCAGCCGCCCTGGGTTCACTACTTGCGCGCGATGGGTTCTCCGCAACCAAGAGTACCGGTGGCGTTGCTGGGCAGCCTGGGCTGCCGAATCTACCGCAGAAGGTCAAGCGTGTTATTTTTCTTTGCATGGCAGGCGGTCCTTCCCACCTGGAAACATTCGACTATAAGCCCAAACTGGCTGAGATGAATGGCAAGCCATTCCCAACTTCCTACACGGAAGGTCAACCGATCGCTCAGCTACAAGGCAAGGAACTGAAGTGCCTGGGATCGATTGCCAAGTTCAACAAACATGGCGCCAATGGACAGGAAATCAGCGAGTATCTGCCATGGCATGCGAAGATGGCGGACGATATCTGTATCGTTCGATCGATGGTCACTGAACAAATCAACCACGACCCGGCCCACACATTCATGAACACAGGGACCGCCATCAGCGGTCGCCCCTCGATGGGCGCCTGGGTGAACTATGGCATCGGCTGTGAAACGGATGAACTGCCCGGTTTTGTCGTGATGAGTAGCGTCGGTGGCCGAAATCCCCAGCCGATCGCCTCTCGACAATGGGCCAGTGGTTTCCTGCCTAGTCGCTATCAGGGCGTCGAATTCAGTTCCACTGGTGACCCGGTCTATTATGTTCGCAATCCTAACGGGGTGAACACTTCGCAGCAGCGTCACCTAGTCGATGCGATCAGCCAGCTGAATCAACGAAATCAGGCCACCGCAGGCGATCCCGAGATTTCCAGTCGCATTGCCGCGTACGAAATGGCATTCCGCATGCAGATGTCGGTCCCGGAACTTACCGACATGTCGGACGAGCCGCAGCATATTCTGGATATGTACGGGGCCAAGCCAGGGGATGGTTCATTCGCCTCGAATTGCTTGCTCGCTCGGAGGCTCGCCGAACGCGGCGTGCGTTTCATCCACCTTTATCACCGTGGCTGGGACCATCATGGCGGCTTGAGCAAGTATATGGATATTTGCTCAGGACTCACTGACAAGCCAACCTATGCCCTGCTCACCGATCTCAAACAGCGAGGCATGCTGGAAGATACTCTGATCGTCTGGGGTGGTGAGTTCGGTCGAACCCCCATGTCGCAGACAGGCAAGGGAGACATAGGCCGCGACCATCATATCAAGGGCTTTAGCATGTGGCTGGCTGGGGGACCGATCAAAGGAGGGACCACCTACGGCGCAACCGACGACCTGGGATACCATGCCGTCGACAATGTCGTCCATGTGCGTGACCTGCACGCTACCATGCTCCACCTTTTGGGCATTGATCACGAACACTTCAGCGTCAAGTTCCAAGGACTCGATATGCGGCTCACTGGCGTCGAACCGGCGCGTGTCGTTGAGGACATCATCGCCTAA
- a CDS encoding PSD1 and planctomycete cytochrome C domain-containing protein, with protein sequence MLMTPARTIAFLFAMPLMTLTNVAMAEKPLDYNRDVRPILSENCFYCHGPDPEHREGDLRFDEEEAAKDYAIVPGDLESSEFYQRIIADPDSRMPPVDSGKKLSAKDIATLKRWIEEGAQYEKHWAYVPLQSHPVPEVQNKDWPESDIDRFLLAKMESEGLKPSPAADKVTLLRRVTFDLTGLPPTVEEVKAFLDDQSPDAFEKVVDRLLASDRYGERMAIYWLDLVRFADTVGYHGDQDHNISPYRDYVLDAFNSNLPFDQFTREQLAGDLLPDSTIDQKIASGYNRLLQTTHEGGLQEKEYLAIYAADRVRNVSQVWMGATVGCAQCHTHKYDPYTIDDFYSLAAFFADVDEAQHFKVGTNALPTKRPPEIKVLSQRERSKLAELQAELAEISSDDEAETERLQKQIDELNKSARLTMVTEAIKPRQMRVLPRGNWLDDSGKIVTPAIPTFLGNIDTQQDRATRLDLANWLTDPQHGSGGLTARVFANRMWYLFYGVGLSASLGDFGGQGEPPVHPELLDYLAVDFYQNDWDIKRLVKSMVMTSAYKQSSFASAETREQDPYNRFYSHQTRHRLPAEMIRDNALAVSGLLNLEYGGPSVKPYQPTGYYRHLNFPQRKYHEDKNEQQWRRGVYVHWQRQFLHPSLKAFDAPSREECTVERARSNTPLAALALLNDPTYIEAAREFATRILSSEAADDQARLNRAYMLALSRVPDSEEQQILTQILHENREIYRKDTQAAAKLLEIGLKPSDDAIEVAELAAWTQVARVIFNLDEFITRN encoded by the coding sequence ATGCTGATGACTCCTGCCCGCACGATTGCATTTTTGTTTGCCATGCCACTCATGACGTTGACTAACGTGGCGATGGCCGAAAAGCCGCTGGACTACAACCGCGACGTCCGGCCTATCCTTTCCGAGAACTGTTTCTACTGTCATGGACCGGATCCGGAACATCGTGAGGGAGACCTTCGCTTTGATGAAGAAGAGGCGGCCAAGGATTACGCGATCGTCCCCGGAGATTTGGAATCAAGCGAGTTCTATCAGCGTATTATTGCCGATCCAGATTCCCGTATGCCGCCGGTCGATTCCGGCAAAAAACTCTCAGCCAAGGATATCGCCACGCTGAAGCGTTGGATCGAGGAGGGAGCTCAGTACGAAAAGCACTGGGCATACGTTCCACTACAGTCTCATCCTGTCCCCGAAGTCCAAAACAAGGATTGGCCCGAAAGTGATATCGATCGCTTTCTACTGGCCAAGATGGAATCAGAAGGGCTGAAACCATCCCCTGCAGCAGACAAGGTCACACTATTGCGCCGGGTTACGTTTGATCTGACCGGCCTTCCGCCGACGGTGGAGGAAGTGAAAGCTTTCCTGGACGATCAATCGCCCGACGCGTTTGAAAAAGTCGTCGACCGCTTGCTCGCTTCGGATCGGTACGGAGAACGCATGGCGATCTACTGGCTCGACCTGGTCCGTTTTGCGGATACGGTCGGCTATCACGGTGATCAGGATCACAATATTTCACCCTATCGCGACTACGTCCTGGATGCGTTCAACAGCAACCTTCCGTTCGACCAATTCACACGAGAACAACTCGCTGGCGATCTACTTCCCGACAGTACGATCGACCAGAAGATTGCCTCTGGCTACAACCGTCTTCTGCAGACAACGCACGAAGGGGGCCTCCAGGAAAAAGAATATCTCGCCATTTACGCGGCAGACCGTGTTCGCAATGTGTCTCAGGTTTGGATGGGCGCGACGGTCGGATGTGCCCAGTGCCACACGCATAAGTACGATCCGTATACCATCGACGATTTTTACAGCCTCGCTGCGTTTTTTGCGGATGTCGACGAAGCACAACACTTCAAGGTTGGTACGAATGCACTTCCCACCAAGCGGCCTCCCGAGATCAAGGTGCTTTCGCAACGAGAACGTTCCAAATTGGCCGAACTTCAAGCAGAACTAGCGGAAATCTCCAGCGACGACGAAGCAGAAACGGAACGACTACAAAAGCAAATTGACGAACTGAACAAGTCGGCTCGTCTGACGATGGTCACCGAAGCAATCAAACCACGTCAGATGCGTGTGCTGCCGCGGGGAAATTGGCTGGATGACAGTGGCAAAATCGTCACCCCTGCCATCCCCACATTTCTGGGCAACATCGATACCCAGCAAGATCGAGCCACGCGGCTTGACCTGGCCAACTGGCTTACCGATCCGCAGCACGGTTCAGGCGGGCTTACCGCTCGGGTTTTTGCGAATCGAATGTGGTACCTGTTTTATGGCGTCGGGCTGTCCGCGAGCCTGGGTGACTTTGGCGGACAAGGCGAGCCTCCTGTCCATCCGGAGCTACTCGACTATCTTGCCGTCGACTTCTATCAAAACGACTGGGACATCAAGCGTCTTGTGAAGTCGATGGTCATGACGTCCGCCTACAAACAGTCTTCGTTTGCCAGTGCCGAGACCCGTGAGCAGGATCCATACAACCGCTTTTACAGCCACCAAACCAGACACCGCCTGCCTGCGGAAATGATTCGTGACAATGCCTTGGCAGTTAGTGGCCTGTTGAATCTGGAATACGGTGGCCCAAGCGTGAAGCCGTATCAGCCAACCGGCTATTATCGACATCTAAACTTCCCGCAACGGAAGTATCACGAAGACAAGAACGAGCAGCAGTGGCGACGTGGCGTCTATGTCCATTGGCAACGTCAATTCCTGCACCCCAGCCTGAAGGCCTTTGATGCACCGAGCCGCGAAGAGTGCACCGTCGAGCGTGCTCGCTCGAACACTCCATTGGCAGCGTTGGCGCTGCTTAACGACCCCACGTACATCGAAGCTGCGAGAGAGTTCGCCACGCGTATCCTCTCCAGCGAAGCAGCCGACGATCAGGCTCGCTTGAATCGTGCTTACATGTTGGCACTTTCACGCGTGCCCGATTCTGAAGAACAACAGATTCTCACCCAAATCCTGCATGAGAACCGAGAGATCTATCGCAAAGACACTCAGGCGGCGGCCAAGCTATTGGAAATTGGCCTGAAACCGTCGGATGATGCGATCGAAGTCGCCGAACTGGCAGCCTGGACCCAGGTTGCCCGAGTGATCTTCAACCTCGATGAATTCATTACCCGCAACTAA
- a CDS encoding LamG-like jellyroll fold domain-containing protein, giving the protein MSQPTPTQLEREARLAIDRLVDGQMSHEEFADLERRLISDQQFRLAYVEQSDMQSELEHHLRSYPPLTIKTGQPVSRSWGIPFAVALSILILLGFANLFFIDSWKTAFLGNPMLDFTETQLVGQGPIAIVISCSEEEDTDSPLQVGDRVKPGALRLNRGDLKLEFLSGVRVQLTGPSEIHLLTEHHATLLSGQAGVVTPPDSDSFSLNGPVSAVANGSSEFVFRVEGPSRSEVEVYRGEVMASLLGPSGDTLLNELVSSNQSALFTDGELVISAKTFDQTDHVDMLPVDNLYLNSTDQYADVVKADRPLVYWRFEDGDVIGDRVMNQMGDHHHGVIHSANDGSIEISGGRIRFSQSKTGRYLGLSEPIDRINRRDFSIEFWVRADRMHWGTFFGLLPVTQADLEKESHLCVLEYANQTNVVHRPATIRMLYRYPPTTYDGGKNVFSPNSCTPGIWTHIVAVKTPDAIRLYCNGQLQVNLDDLDFDDSSAYTAVLGQLDSVRPMRQLEGQLDEVAIYEKALTEKQIRRHYEIIAGPPKT; this is encoded by the coding sequence ATGTCTCAACCGACACCCACCCAACTCGAACGTGAAGCACGCTTGGCAATAGACCGTCTGGTCGATGGTCAGATGTCTCACGAAGAATTTGCCGACCTGGAGCGCCGGCTGATCTCCGACCAGCAGTTTCGCCTGGCATACGTCGAGCAGTCCGATATGCAGTCGGAATTGGAGCATCACTTACGGTCCTACCCGCCGCTGACCATTAAAACTGGTCAGCCCGTTTCCAGGTCTTGGGGTATTCCCTTTGCGGTAGCGTTGTCGATTCTGATCCTACTTGGATTCGCCAACCTGTTTTTCATCGACTCTTGGAAGACGGCCTTCCTGGGCAATCCCATGCTCGATTTCACGGAAACGCAACTCGTCGGCCAGGGACCGATCGCGATCGTGATCAGCTGCAGCGAGGAAGAGGACACCGATTCTCCCCTTCAGGTCGGTGATCGCGTTAAACCAGGTGCTCTTCGATTGAATCGTGGAGACTTGAAACTCGAGTTTCTCTCTGGCGTGCGTGTTCAGTTGACAGGCCCCTCTGAAATACATTTACTTACCGAGCACCACGCAACGCTTCTAAGCGGTCAAGCGGGCGTAGTCACTCCCCCGGACTCCGATTCGTTTTCGCTAAATGGACCAGTATCCGCCGTGGCGAATGGCTCAAGCGAGTTCGTATTCCGCGTTGAAGGTCCCAGCCGGAGTGAAGTTGAAGTCTATCGGGGAGAAGTCATGGCCTCGCTGCTAGGACCGTCCGGCGATACGCTGTTAAACGAATTGGTATCTTCAAACCAAAGTGCATTGTTCACCGACGGAGAACTGGTGATCTCGGCGAAAACGTTTGATCAGACGGATCACGTCGACATGCTCCCGGTCGATAATCTTTACTTGAATTCCACCGATCAATACGCCGACGTTGTGAAAGCCGATCGTCCACTCGTCTATTGGCGATTTGAAGATGGCGATGTCATCGGCGACCGAGTCATGAATCAGATGGGGGATCATCATCACGGCGTGATTCATTCAGCCAACGATGGCTCGATTGAGATCAGTGGCGGACGCATTCGCTTCTCACAAAGCAAGACGGGGCGATACCTTGGGCTGAGCGAACCGATCGACAGAATCAATCGTCGCGACTTTTCGATTGAATTCTGGGTTCGAGCCGATAGGATGCACTGGGGAACCTTTTTCGGTCTGCTGCCGGTCACCCAAGCCGACCTTGAAAAGGAGAGCCACCTTTGTGTGCTTGAATATGCCAATCAGACCAATGTCGTTCATCGCCCCGCCACGATTCGGATGCTGTATCGTTACCCGCCAACTACCTACGATGGCGGCAAGAATGTATTCAGCCCCAACTCGTGTACGCCAGGTATCTGGACGCATATCGTCGCAGTAAAAACACCTGATGCGATTCGCTTGTATTGCAACGGTCAGCTTCAGGTCAACCTGGACGATCTCGATTTTGACGATTCCTCCGCCTACACGGCCGTATTGGGACAACTCGACTCCGTTCGTCCGATGCGGCAACTCGAAGGGCAACTCGATGAAGTCGCCATTTACGAGAAAGCCCTTACGGAAAAACAAATCCGTCGCCATTACGAGATTATCGCCGGCCCGCCGAAGACCTAG